Proteins from a genomic interval of Leptospiraceae bacterium:
- a CDS encoding TonB-dependent receptor: protein MYRQFRIIIILSILLSVGSIWAQAKTGNGIVRGEILDAQTAEPMFGVTAVIRSVSKSARSDLDGKFTLTGVPDGDYDVEFIMQGMDTQKRKVSITGGKPVSVNIAMGTKKLDTVVVEGRALNDTESSLLKLQKKSATVSDGISAQAIAKTPDSSAGDVIRRVTGITLVGGKYVFVRGLGERYSNTIFNGVPLPSPEPDKRVVPLDLFPASLLKNIIVSKTFVPEDQAEFSGGTVKIETKEFPDQFFLKAGLTGGYNNNTTFQNFKTYSEGAYNFPGGAIGKDQVGLSEGNREKPGIVDTLPNMPFREGGRFSFGYPESAISIGTQQFNNQWTPRNTKAPMNRGFNFSTGNTFKVLGDRKLGFIAAITYSNDFQFRQEKDVFNLVGTINPDLPNYKNKNRFLLKYNDYNHNVWTESVNWGSILNTTLEVANGHRLHWKNFFAVNNDKEVRQYSGFTQKLPAEIYSTKLNYIQRNLFNSQIGGDHIIPIKDLNTKFDWTLSLSEANRNQPDMRDIVYAAQPPFTLDQGTIPSILTNTQSGSHFYSKTKDSNRFISFNYEIPFNQWAGLQSKFKTGYSALNRERGFEAEFFHLVPRTGSTNLGLNGQPTPSPNFPIPPEVVYNPLNRGPRGYYMTEDTRATDSYNARQKLHSYYGQVDMPIVSKLRFIGGGRYEDNFQSVKTFNPFDQTSNLTEPYNINTYFSEQNKQILPFMTNEQAQAALTGVIPGVDSTYRRSNVINANRNWLPAANFVYSVNDATNLRVSYSETISRPDFRELSPFEFNAILGGPPIKGNPNLKRTYIHNYDLRYEFYPKGDEIIAVGVFYKNMSSPIEKVTEVDQQFRYTYTNAKRAYIQGLEFEARKNLSSISENLKKFSIGINTFFIKSEVTINDWIFYQLGQFGSTNTQSPTNLSRPLQGQSPYVYNINLDYKIDEKGDHGVSLLFNQFGKRIESVGGLGIPDTYERPVGMLDIVYRLKWKEKWDFKISGRNLTDTRIKIVQEDPWSGKDTTISSYRLGPTFTFAATYSFN from the coding sequence ATGTATAGGCAATTTAGAATTATTATAATTTTATCCATTTTACTGAGCGTTGGTAGTATTTGGGCTCAAGCAAAAACAGGAAACGGTATCGTCCGTGGAGAGATACTTGATGCCCAAACAGCAGAGCCTATGTTTGGAGTAACAGCAGTAATTCGTTCGGTCTCTAAATCAGCAAGATCTGATTTAGACGGTAAATTTACGCTCACTGGAGTTCCAGATGGAGACTATGACGTTGAATTTATTATGCAAGGAATGGATACTCAAAAACGAAAAGTAAGCATTACCGGTGGAAAACCAGTAAGTGTAAATATTGCAATGGGTACAAAAAAATTAGATACCGTTGTGGTAGAAGGAAGAGCATTGAATGATACAGAATCTTCTCTTCTAAAACTTCAAAAAAAATCCGCTACCGTTTCTGATGGTATTTCGGCTCAAGCAATTGCAAAAACTCCAGACTCGAGTGCTGGTGATGTAATTAGGCGTGTAACTGGGATTACCCTCGTTGGCGGGAAATATGTTTTTGTTAGAGGTTTAGGTGAACGTTATTCTAATACTATATTTAATGGTGTTCCTCTCCCTTCTCCAGAACCTGATAAAAGAGTGGTTCCACTCGATTTATTTCCAGCTTCCTTACTTAAAAATATTATTGTAAGTAAAACTTTTGTTCCAGAAGACCAAGCAGAATTTTCAGGAGGAACTGTTAAAATCGAAACCAAAGAGTTTCCGGATCAATTCTTTTTAAAGGCCGGTCTAACGGGCGGGTACAACAATAATACTACCTTTCAAAATTTTAAAACCTATAGTGAAGGTGCTTATAATTTTCCTGGTGGAGCAATTGGTAAAGACCAGGTTGGTCTAAGTGAAGGTAATCGTGAAAAGCCTGGAATCGTAGATACACTTCCGAATATGCCATTTAGAGAAGGTGGAAGATTTTCATTTGGTTATCCAGAATCTGCAATATCAATAGGAACACAACAATTCAATAATCAATGGACCCCACGAAATACAAAAGCTCCAATGAATAGAGGATTTAATTTCTCCACTGGAAATACTTTTAAAGTATTAGGTGATCGCAAACTTGGATTTATCGCAGCAATTACCTATTCTAACGACTTTCAGTTCAGACAAGAAAAAGATGTATTCAATTTAGTAGGAACGATTAATCCCGATCTTCCTAATTATAAAAATAAAAATAGATTCCTATTAAAGTACAACGATTATAATCATAATGTATGGACTGAGTCTGTAAACTGGGGTTCTATTTTAAATACAACATTGGAAGTGGCTAATGGACATAGACTCCATTGGAAAAACTTTTTTGCAGTAAATAATGATAAGGAAGTTCGACAATACAGCGGATTTACTCAGAAACTTCCAGCAGAAATTTACTCTACTAAGTTAAATTATATACAAAGAAATTTATTCAATTCGCAAATTGGTGGAGACCATATCATTCCAATCAAAGATTTAAATACAAAATTTGATTGGACATTATCACTATCTGAAGCTAATCGAAATCAGCCGGACATGCGTGACATTGTTTATGCAGCGCAACCACCCTTTACTTTAGACCAAGGAACAATTCCTTCTATCCTAACCAATACACAATCAGGAAGTCATTTTTATTCCAAAACAAAAGACTCTAATCGTTTTATTTCGTTTAATTATGAAATTCCTTTTAACCAATGGGCGGGTCTTCAATCAAAGTTTAAAACCGGATATAGCGCATTAAACCGCGAAAGAGGATTCGAAGCGGAATTCTTTCACCTTGTTCCTCGAACAGGATCAACTAATTTAGGTTTAAACGGACAACCTACTCCTTCACCAAATTTTCCGATTCCACCAGAAGTGGTATACAATCCGCTTAATCGTGGTCCTAGAGGATATTATATGACTGAGGATACACGGGCTACTGACTCTTATAATGCACGTCAAAAACTTCATTCCTATTATGGACAAGTCGATATGCCGATTGTTTCTAAGTTACGATTTATCGGTGGTGGAAGATACGAAGATAATTTCCAATCTGTAAAAACATTTAACCCATTTGATCAAACTTCAAATCTCACAGAACCATATAATATTAATACCTACTTCAGTGAGCAAAATAAACAAATTCTTCCTTTTATGACAAACGAACAAGCGCAAGCTGCATTGACTGGAGTTATTCCTGGTGTAGATTCTACATATAGAAGAAGTAATGTAATCAATGCGAACCGAAACTGGTTACCAGCGGCTAATTTTGTTTATTCAGTAAATGATGCAACTAATCTAAGAGTTTCGTATTCAGAAACAATTTCTCGTCCAGACTTTAGAGAATTGTCTCCGTTTGAGTTTAATGCAATATTGGGTGGACCTCCAATAAAAGGAAATCCAAATTTAAAAAGAACTTATATTCATAACTATGATTTGCGTTATGAATTTTATCCGAAGGGAGATGAAATCATAGCAGTAGGTGTATTTTATAAAAACATGAGTTCTCCGATAGAGAAAGTAACTGAAGTTGACCAACAATTTCGATACACATACACCAACGCAAAACGAGCGTATATCCAAGGTTTAGAATTTGAAGCAAGAAAAAATCTTTCTTCTATTTCTGAAAATTTAAAGAAATTTTCTATTGGAATAAATACATTCTTTATAAAATCAGAAGTTACAATAAACGATTGGATTTTTTACCAATTAGGTCAATTTGGATCTACTAATACTCAATCACCAACAAATCTTTCACGCCCACTACAAGGACAATCACCGTATGTATATAACATCAATCTAGATTATAAGATTGATGAGAAAGGGGATCATGGAGTTTCCCTTTTATTCAATCAATTTGGAAAAAGAATTGAATCAGTGGGAGGACTTGGAATTCCAGATACGTATGAAAGACCTGTGGGAATGTTAGATATAGTCTATCGTTTAAAATGGAAAGAAAAATGGGATTTCAAAATCTCAGGTAGAAATTTAACAGATACACGAATTAAAATTGTGCAAGAAGATCCATGGAGTGGGAAAGATACAACCATTTCCTCTTATAGACTTGGACCTACTTTTACATTTGCAGCAACGTATAGCTTCAATTAA
- the aroA gene encoding 3-phosphoshikimate 1-carboxyvinyltransferase gives MLSSNFQIPSNFSIIVPGDKSVSHRSVLFSSLAKGESEITGFLEAEDPLNTMKSFSKLGVEFTKIGFGHYKVKSPGKLGLTQPREELDFGNGGTGIRLSAGLLAGLVGINTQLTGDASLRKRPMKRIIDPLTLMGAEIESVTGDGKAPLKITGKKLNSISYKSPIASAQVKSCLMLAAIASDVELEYEEDELSRDHTENMLRFLGGKIEYLSKTHFKIKPPFSFSGATFQVPGDISSAAFFIVFGLLAKSGTILIQNVGLNPARTGILTVLRNMGGRIEVENERTECGELIGDLRIYPSRLKKTEITSDLIPSIIDEIPILTIAGLFSENGFEIKNAEDLRAKESDRIHAMVSNLQKIGVIVHEAKDGYAFEEVQEIQETLIESFMDHRIAMSFLILKTLIQSEIKIDDDSWIDTSFPEFKNIIEKLKA, from the coding sequence ATGCTTTCATCTAATTTTCAAATTCCGTCTAATTTTTCTATAATCGTACCTGGAGATAAATCTGTTTCTCATAGGTCAGTTTTATTTTCTTCGCTCGCAAAAGGAGAGTCTGAAATTACAGGGTTTCTAGAAGCAGAAGATCCTTTAAATACAATGAAATCCTTTTCAAAACTGGGTGTCGAATTTACTAAAATTGGCTTCGGTCATTATAAAGTAAAGAGCCCGGGTAAGTTGGGCTTAACTCAACCAAGAGAAGAACTTGATTTCGGAAATGGGGGAACGGGAATTCGACTTTCAGCGGGGCTATTAGCTGGACTTGTAGGGATTAACACGCAGTTAACTGGAGATGCATCCTTACGAAAACGACCCATGAAACGAATCATTGACCCGCTCACTTTAATGGGTGCAGAAATTGAATCTGTGACAGGCGATGGAAAGGCACCGCTCAAGATCACAGGTAAGAAGCTAAATTCGATTAGCTACAAAAGTCCGATTGCAAGTGCTCAAGTAAAATCCTGTTTGATGCTCGCAGCGATTGCGTCTGACGTGGAATTAGAGTATGAAGAAGACGAATTGTCGCGTGATCACACAGAGAACATGTTGCGTTTTCTTGGCGGAAAGATTGAATATTTATCAAAAACTCATTTTAAAATAAAACCTCCGTTTTCTTTTTCGGGAGCAACCTTTCAAGTTCCAGGAGATATTTCGTCTGCCGCTTTTTTTATTGTGTTTGGATTGCTCGCAAAATCTGGAACTATTTTGATTCAAAATGTTGGCCTCAATCCTGCTCGCACGGGAATACTAACTGTTTTGAGAAATATGGGAGGACGTATTGAAGTAGAAAATGAACGAACCGAGTGTGGAGAATTGATTGGCGATTTAAGAATTTATCCTTCCCGATTAAAGAAAACTGAAATTACTTCTGATTTAATTCCTTCTATTATTGATGAAATTCCAATACTTACTATTGCTGGACTTTTTTCTGAAAATGGATTCGAAATTAAAAACGCTGAAGACTTGCGAGCGAAAGAATCCGATAGAATTCATGCGATGGTTTCGAATTTACAAAAAATAGGGGTGATTGTTCATGAGGCAAAAGATGGTTATGCGTTTGAAGAAGTGCAAGAAATTCAAGAAACCTTAATTGAATCTTTCATGGATCATAGGATCGCTATGAGTTTTCTAATCTTAAAAACATTGATTCAAAGTGAAATAAAAATTGATGACGATTCTTGGATTGATACATCATTCCCTGAATTCAAAAATATTATAGAAAAATTAAAAGCGTAA
- a CDS encoding lipoprotein LipL21, whose product MSKIKAIVLFTLVMVAGSSCGSGDEKAHEMSGGKQFEGWAGPPEQPNAKPFEFFYMKSTGRASQKAMDKRSGAMMQTTCTDAATTKVKGDLIGKLVKESIEGASGVADGESTGVVVVREFGGTLGGVNVKECKNLYPDDPNIPYSGWKECECIVYIKVPGGRDAVVAKATSYETGKK is encoded by the coding sequence ATGTCGAAAATAAAAGCGATCGTGCTTTTTACTTTAGTGATGGTTGCCGGTTCTAGTTGTGGTTCTGGAGATGAAAAAGCTCATGAAATGAGTGGCGGAAAACAATTTGAAGGTTGGGCAGGCCCACCAGAGCAACCAAATGCAAAACCTTTTGAGTTTTTCTATATGAAATCAACAGGAAGAGCTTCTCAAAAGGCAATGGACAAAAGAAGTGGAGCCATGATGCAAACAACTTGCACTGACGCCGCTACTACCAAAGTAAAAGGAGATTTGATCGGTAAACTTGTAAAAGAAAGTATCGAAGGTGCTTCTGGAGTTGCTGATGGTGAATCTACTGGTGTTGTTGTAGTTAGAGAATTTGGTGGAACACTCGGTGGAGTTAACGTAAAAGAGTGTAAAAACCTATATCCAGATGATCCAAACATTCCATACAGTGGATGGAAAGAATGTGAGTGTATAGTTTATATCAAAGTTCCTGGTGGACGTGATGCTGTAGTAGCAAAAGCGACTTCCTACGAAACTGGTAAAAAATAA
- the cysE gene encoding serine O-acetyltransferase produces the protein MFENIRKIKENDPAAKSYLEVILCYPGLHALWFHSVAHFLYKCKIPLIPRYINYITRFLTGIDIHPGAKIASGIMIDHGMGVVIGETAEVGTGCLIYQGVTLGGTGKESGKRHPTLKENVVIGSGAKVLGNIILENNVRVGAGSVVMRDVPANCTVVGIPGRVVKSDEKNSEHMLDHGQMPDPVARVFSILLEKVETLQKEMAEISHEQIRGKNPKIEEDDLLQEFIHGGGI, from the coding sequence ATGTTCGAGAACATACGAAAAATCAAAGAGAACGACCCCGCCGCAAAATCCTACTTGGAAGTAATTTTATGTTATCCAGGGCTTCACGCTTTGTGGTTTCACTCTGTAGCCCATTTCTTATATAAATGCAAAATTCCACTGATTCCTCGTTATATTAATTATATAACTCGTTTTCTAACAGGAATTGATATTCATCCGGGGGCAAAGATTGCAAGTGGAATTATGATTGATCACGGCATGGGAGTGGTAATTGGAGAAACGGCAGAAGTAGGAACAGGCTGTTTAATTTACCAAGGAGTAACCTTAGGTGGAACTGGCAAAGAATCAGGGAAACGTCATCCTACTTTAAAAGAGAATGTAGTAATTGGATCTGGTGCAAAGGTGCTAGGAAATATAATACTAGAAAACAATGTTCGTGTTGGGGCTGGTTCAGTGGTTATGCGTGATGTTCCTGCAAATTGCACTGTCGTAGGAATTCCAGGCAGGGTTGTCAAATCCGATGAGAAAAACAGCGAACATATGTTAGATCACGGGCAAATGCCGGATCCAGTTGCCAGAGTATTTTCCATCCTTTTAGAGAAGGTGGAAACTCTTCAGAAGGAGATGGCAGAGATTTCTCATGAACAAATCAGAGGTAAAAACCCTAAAATAGAAGAGGACGATTTATTGCAAGAGTTTATTCACGGAGGCGGAATATAA
- a CDS encoding type II toxin-antitoxin system VapC family toxin produces MTSVYLDTSALVRWVLQSPNYYSDFGNWDVAVTSTLLRAEFRRTIDRLLKRSLLTEVQSEKCYQYLEDISPFINWIKLDERILEKAGDSYIHSIGTLDAIHLASSYLYKEEFEVGKYYLLTHDEELTKAANSLGIQTKGI; encoded by the coding sequence ATGACTTCGGTTTACCTTGATACATCAGCTTTAGTTCGATGGGTTCTACAGTCTCCGAATTACTATTCTGACTTCGGAAATTGGGATGTTGCTGTTACATCTACTCTTTTAAGAGCTGAATTTCGCAGGACAATCGACCGACTTTTGAAACGATCTCTTCTTACGGAGGTTCAATCTGAAAAATGTTATCAGTATTTAGAGGATATTTCCCCTTTTATCAATTGGATTAAGCTAGATGAACGGATTTTAGAAAAGGCGGGCGATTCTTATATTCATTCGATTGGAACTTTAGACGCGATTCATTTAGCAAGTAGTTACCTTTACAAGGAAGAGTTTGAAGTTGGTAAATACTATCTTTTGACACACGATGAGGAATTGACCAAGGCAGCTAATTCTTTAGGCATTCAAACAAAAGGTATTTAA
- a CDS encoding DUF971 domain-containing protein gives MLATFPQEILLDSENLKITWKDGFTSIYNLLDLRKKCPCAVCCGGHGGTIGAATGHITSIQLISWRKVGRYALNFTWSDNHDTGIYSYDNLRAYSDGKSELA, from the coding sequence ATGTTAGCCACCTTCCCCCAAGAGATTCTCCTAGATTCTGAAAATCTAAAAATCACTTGGAAAGATGGCTTTACTTCTATTTATAACCTTCTAGATCTCAGAAAAAAATGTCCCTGCGCAGTTTGTTGCGGAGGTCATGGTGGAACCATTGGTGCCGCTACAGGCCATATTACATCGATTCAACTAATATCTTGGCGAAAAGTAGGACGTTATGCGCTCAACTTTACTTGGAGCGACAACCATGATACCGGAATTTATTCCTATGATAACCTACGTGCCTATTCGGACGGAAAATCAGAACTAGCTTAA
- a CDS encoding transposase — MIKRKNFSNEFKEKIVLEYTSGQSSAAQIAQREGITSQTVRDWGKAFSNKKFQSMNSTEFSLRKRVAELESALAEASLTIHILKKKRK; from the coding sequence ATGATAAAACGTAAGAATTTTAGCAATGAGTTTAAAGAGAAAATAGTGCTTGAATATACTTCAGGACAAAGCTCAGCAGCACAAATAGCACAGAGGGAAGGTATAACATCGCAGACTGTTCGTGATTGGGGAAAGGCATTCAGTAATAAAAAATTTCAGAGTATGAATTCAACAGAATTTTCACTGAGAAAGCGAGTAGCAGAATTAGAAAGTGCGTTAGCTGAAGCATCTCTGACAATCCACATATTAAAAAAAAAGAGGAAATAG
- a CDS encoding IS3 family transposase has protein sequence MQRSELGLSSYYYSSDFKERKRERDSKIVKKIESIIELLPLSGYRSCASKLKETMQIGRNRVQRLMRENQLNCRAKKAYYSGSTNSKHHLRKYSNLLIEADIQEYPVIVGDVTAFDIKGKNHYCAHLLDLTNREILGISVSRINNTDLVYRTLEQAISKRDDLSKYIHHTDSDVRYCSSKYIKLVEKSQMKISMCRGNAYENAHSESFNKTLKRQEINIHQYNSIEEAEKSILEFAVKYNTIRPHSSLGWISPLKFSKNKLNLIKK, from the coding sequence TTGCAAAGATCTGAACTGGGTCTGTCGTCTTATTACTATTCGTCAGACTTTAAAGAAAGGAAACGTGAAAGGGATTCTAAAATTGTCAAAAAAATTGAATCAATCATAGAGCTTCTTCCTCTTTCCGGATACCGAAGTTGCGCTTCCAAATTGAAAGAAACTATGCAGATCGGAAGGAACCGAGTGCAGAGATTAATGCGCGAAAATCAGCTAAATTGCAGGGCGAAAAAGGCATATTACTCTGGAAGCACAAATTCAAAACACCATTTACGAAAATACTCAAACCTACTAATAGAAGCGGATATTCAAGAGTATCCAGTCATAGTTGGTGACGTAACTGCTTTCGATATAAAAGGTAAAAACCATTATTGTGCACATTTATTAGATTTAACAAATAGAGAGATTTTAGGAATATCTGTTTCTAGAATAAATAATACAGATCTTGTTTATCGAACTTTGGAACAAGCTATCAGTAAAAGAGATGACCTCTCTAAGTATATACATCACACTGATAGTGATGTTAGATATTGTTCCAGTAAATATATAAAACTTGTAGAGAAGTCCCAAATGAAAATCTCTATGTGTAGAGGCAATGCATATGAAAACGCACATTCAGAATCATTTAATAAAACTTTGAAGAGACAGGAAATTAATATTCATCAGTACAACTCCATAGAAGAAGCAGAAAAAAGTATTCTTGAATTTGCTGTAAAATATAATACTATTAGGCCACACTCTTCTTTAGGCTGGATATCTCCTCTTAAGTTTTCTAAAAATAAATTAAATTTAATAAAAAAATGA
- a CDS encoding amidohydrolase family protein, producing MPSIAGKIITHEKEFIGTIEYDSVNGLITSVKEGINKDAALYNTQDCLIFPGFGDIHIHAREDVSGKHCYKEDFLSASAAAINGGVTHVADMPNNPIPPIDDKSYEDKKVLTKKAPIQITIYAGIGPNTSPLSKPVPYKAFMGPSIGELFFRTNEELEEVIKRYAGENVSFHCEDPIILEVSKTEPTHEDRRPLKAEILATDFALYLIEKYNLTGKLCHYSSGEGLQKIIAAKKRGVKVTCEVTPTHLFFDRSVLTEENHKWFQMNPPLRYEADKTILLQAFKDGWIDFLATDHAPHSIEEKLKGISGISQLDTYALFVTHLIKNEHVSLQRIAETCAYKPGEFVNRYLPKQFGKGFGKIEEGYSANFTILNLAKPTTFKKEMVKSKSGWSPFENHTFPGSIEAVYFNGIILSRE from the coding sequence ATGCCCTCTATTGCTGGAAAAATCATAACACACGAAAAAGAATTCATTGGAACTATTGAATACGATTCAGTAAACGGTCTTATTACAAGTGTAAAAGAAGGAATAAATAAAGACGCTGCACTTTACAATACTCAGGATTGTTTAATTTTCCCTGGTTTTGGGGATATTCATATTCACGCCAGAGAAGACGTTAGTGGAAAGCACTGTTACAAAGAAGATTTCCTTTCTGCCTCGGCCGCAGCTATAAATGGGGGAGTTACTCATGTAGCGGATATGCCTAATAATCCGATTCCTCCGATTGATGATAAAAGTTACGAGGATAAAAAAGTTTTAACCAAAAAAGCCCCAATACAAATTACAATCTATGCAGGCATTGGACCCAATACTAGTCCTTTGAGTAAACCGGTTCCTTATAAAGCATTTATGGGACCTTCTATTGGAGAGTTATTTTTTAGAACGAACGAAGAATTAGAAGAAGTAATTAAACGTTATGCGGGAGAAAATGTAAGTTTCCACTGCGAGGATCCTATTATTTTAGAAGTCTCAAAAACTGAACCTACACACGAAGACAGGAGACCACTCAAGGCAGAAATTTTAGCAACTGATTTTGCCCTTTATTTAATTGAGAAATACAATCTTACCGGAAAACTCTGCCATTATTCGAGTGGGGAGGGTTTACAAAAAATTATCGCAGCTAAAAAACGTGGAGTGAAAGTGACTTGCGAAGTTACTCCGACTCATTTGTTTTTTGATAGGTCGGTTTTGACTGAGGAAAATCACAAATGGTTTCAAATGAATCCACCACTTAGATACGAAGCAGATAAGACTATTTTACTCCAAGCATTCAAAGATGGTTGGATTGATTTTTTAGCGACAGACCATGCGCCACATTCGATAGAAGAAAAACTCAAAGGAATTAGCGGTATATCGCAATTAGATACATACGCTTTATTTGTTACGCATTTGATCAAAAACGAACACGTTAGTTTACAACGAATTGCCGAAACTTGTGCCTATAAACCAGGAGAATTTGTAAATCGGTATTTACCTAAACAATTTGGAAAAGGATTCGGAAAAATCGAAGAAGGATATTCTGCTAATTTTACAATATTAAATTTAGCCAAACCAACGACTTTCAAAAAGGAAATGGTAAAAAGTAAATCAGGTTGGTCCCCTTTTGAAAATCATACTTTTCCGGGTTCGATTGAGGCTGTTTATTTTAATGGAATAATTTTGAGTAGGGAATAA